Genomic DNA from Synergistaceae bacterium:
GGCGATCACGCGAGGGCATTCAACACAAGAATGTCGGCATATATAAAGCGCAAGAGGCAGGAATTATCGCTAGTTTTCGCAGTAGGAGACGGGAATCACTCTTTAGCAGCTGCAAAATCATGCTACGAGTCAATTAATGACAGAATGCACCCTTCACGCTATGCAATGGTAGAACTTGAGAATTTGCACGATGACTCTATAAAATTTGAGCCTATTCACAGACTCGTTAAAAATATAAATCCCGATGAGTTTATTGACTCGATTAAGCGCGAAATCTGCACGGATAATAAAGACTCTTGGCCTATAAATTTTTATTATGGGAATAAATCAGGCGTGATAAATATTAATAAATCTCTGGGAGTGTCGGCCTTAATAGTCCTGCAAAATTATTTAGACGCCAAAAATTTATTAATTGATTATATTCACGATTTGGACGCGTTAAAAAATTTATCAAGTGAGGCTAATAATATCGGCTTTGAACTTCCTAAATTTGACGAGACGGCCAAGCGCGAATTTTTCCGGGTGATTTCAGAAAATGGAGTCTTGCCTCGTAAAACTTTCTCAATGGGACATGCTCAAGAAAAAAGATATTATCTTGAAGTCAGGAGAATTAAATAAATGCACTTGCTTGCTGATTTAGCGTTATTTTACTGTGCATTTTTCTGGGGAGTGAGTTTTGTCTCAATGAAAATTTTAGTCGGCTTTTATCCTGCCTGCTGGCTGTTATTCATAAGATTTGCGGCTGCCTCTGTGCTTGTGTATATATTTTTTTTCAGGCGAATCAATAAATCATTTAGGCAAGTTTTCAAAAGCGGCTTAATAATTGGTGCGTTATTATATTTTGCCTTAATGTCTCAAACTGTAGGCTTGAACTATATCGGCGGAGGGCGGTGCGCTTTCATATCAGCAACTTATGTGTTAATGGTACCGCTTATATTATGGGCATTGCGGAAAATATTTCCGGGCTGGCTTACGATTTGCGCGGCTGTTCTCTGTGTGCTGGGAATGTATTTATTAATGGGTGATGAGAATCTTTCAGGCTCGTATTACATCGGCGATTTCTTGACGGTTATATGCGCGTTGACATTTGCGGTTCAGGTAATATTAATAGGAAATTACACAAAAGACTGCGACCCTATTGTGCTAAGTTTTGCAGAGTTTATTACTTTAGCGGGACTTTCTTTTGTTACTTCGCTTATATTCGAGTCCCGGCCTGAAATTATAAATATTTCGAGTTTACCCGAATTGCTTTTTACGATTATATTATGCACGTTTGGATGTTATATGCTTCAGATTTGCGCGCAGAAATATGCAGATCCGAGTCACGCGACTATTATAATGAGTCTTGAGTCAGTATTCGGACTTATAAGCAGCATAATTTTTCTGGGCGAGTCTATCACGTTCAGAATGTTAATAGGCTGTATATTGATTTTCGTAGCTGTCTTAGTGTCTGAGCTTGAGCCATTCTTGAGACTCAAGAGGTGAATTTTTTGCGAAGTATATATTTTGCCTTGAAGTCATTACTATATGAGTTAATTGCGGACTCGTTTATGAATATTTTGCGGAGCTATCACTATAAAAAATTTATTCCGGTGAATTTTTTGCGAAGTATATATTTTGCCGTGAAGTCATTGTTATATGAGTTAATTGCGGACTTGTTTATGAATATTTTGCGGGGCTATCACTATAAAAAATTTATTCCGGCTGCTATATCTGCCCATAATACGAGGTGAAAAATTTTTGTCGGCATTCTTAAGTAATACAAACTGGCTGTTAATTTTTTCGCTCGTAATGGGTTCGGCGATTCTTTCAGTGCTGGGTGACTCTGTAGGCTCTAAATACGGCAAAAAAAGGATCTCGCTATTTGGACTCAGGCCTAAGAGAACGAGTCAATTAATCACGGCATTAACCGGCGGCTTGATAGCAGTAGGAATCTTGACAATAACGTCATTTATTTCGCGAGATGTCAGGACGGCATTTTTCGGCATGAAAGTTTTACACCAGCAATTATATAATTTGCAATTCCAGTTATCACAGAGTGAAGAGAACGCTACACAAATGAGAGTGAGTCTTGCTGAGGCGGCTGCAAGTTTGGATTTGACGGGATTTGAACTTGACTCAATGAAAAACGAGGCTGTAATACTCGAACAGCAGAAAAAGGATTTAGAGGCCTCACTAAGAGTCTTGCGCGAGGAGTCAGAAATTTTGAAGCGCGAAATTAAATCACTCAAAAGTGAGTCAGTTGCATTAAACGCAAATTTATTACTGGGTCAGACAGCTTTTGAGCCGGGATTGACTCGTTATGAAATTATTGCGGGCTTGAATGAATTAAAACGTGCTGTAAGATTGAACGTGCTAGAAAGAATCTCAAATGAGTCATTTACTCAATTGCGTGATGTTCCTATAGAGTTTGACTCAGAACAGGAAGCAAAATTAATTATTTCGCTTGCAAGTTCAGACATTCGGCAATACGTCAGGGCTTTATCAGTTGAGAATTACACTATAGGCGAGAACTCAAAAATTTTAGTGCGTTATGAATCCGGAACGAGTTTAATAATTTATCCTGAAGGCACGCCTGTTTACCGCAAATTTTTCATGAATGACAAAGCTAACACGAATAATTCAGCCGAGCAAATTCTACATATTTTCTTGAGAGAATTACGCAATAAAGCAATTAAAGACGGAATTTTGCCCGAACCTTCTTCAAATAATGTCGGAACTCTTGACGGAGAATTATTTTTTGCAGCTGTAGACACCCTTAACAAGATAACAAGCCCGGTTATTATTAACGCAATCGCTTCACGGGATATTTACACGGAAGGGCCTGTAATTATTAATATTTTATTCGAGGAGTAATATTTTATGCCGCACGTTATAATTTACACAGACGGGGGAGCATCTCCAAATCCCGGACTCGGAGGCTGGGCCGCTGTATTATATTCGCCCGAACATGATACAAAGCGCGAAATTTACGGAGCAGAGCCTAACACGACTAATAACAGAATGGAATTATTAGCAGCGATTAAGGCACTAAAAGCGTTAAAATTTTCTTGTGATGTAGATTTGCACACTGACTCGGCATATTTGCACAATGCATTTAATAAAGGCTGGCTCAAGAACTGGCAAAAAAATAACTGGAGAACTTCAACGGGCGGCCAAGTTTTGAATCAGGATTTATGGCAGGAATTAATAAAATTGACTCGGACTCATAAAATTAACTGGCACTGGGTGAAAGGCCATTCAGACGACGAGATTAATAACAGGTGCGACGAACTTGTACAGATTGCGCGGAATGAATTTATTTAGAATTCTATTACATTTTTTATGGCCTATAAATTGTCAAGTCTGCGGCCGTCCGAGTGTATTTATTTGCGATTCATGCATTGAGTCTCTTTTCTGGGAATCTCAAATCATAAACGAGCGTGAAAATTTAATAATTTATTCGGCTGCATATTATCACACTGACATAAATAAAATTATTCTAGCATTCAAGTATTCGGGCTTAAAATCTTTATGTCGTCCGATCGGGCGCAAAATGGGAAAATTTTTAAATCGTCCTGAAGATGTAGATTATTTGCTGCCTGTGCCTTTACACGTTAACAGCCCGCGAAAATATAATCAAGCTCATGAATTAGCACTGGGACTTGCTGACTCGTGGGACATGAAAATTTTAGACTCTGCCTGCTGGACTCGTGAAATAGCTGCACGTGCAGGAATGAACGCTCAGGAACGGGCAAAACTCGCAAAAGATTCATTTATGATTAATGATAATATTGACGGGTTAAGAATTGCGCTTGTTGATGATGTCTGCACGACGGGAATAACTTTAATGCGGCTGGCTGAAGTTTGTCGGGACTCCGGCGCGAATGTAAAATATGCATATACTTTAGCGACAGTTAGGGGAGAATAAAAATTTTGGAATCGCCTTCAATGATAAAACACGCAGTCAAAATGATGGCGGGGACTTTATTAAGCCGGATTTTAGGACTTGCACGAGAAATCTTAATAGCTGCATATTTCGGAGCGACCCGCAGCATGGACGCATTTAATGTAGCTTATACACTTTCAAATTTGGCTAGGCAATTACTTGCTGAAGGTGCATTATCGGCGGCATTTGTTCCTGTATTTTCGCAGGCATTGACAAAGAGCCGGGAGCAGGCATTAAAGCTAGCACGTGGAACTATGACAGTTTTATTATTTGCGTCAAGTTTTATAGTAATACTCGGAGTTTTCGGGGCATCATGGCTAGTAAATATAATGGCTCCGGGATTTGATGCAGAAAATCACGCACTCGCAGCAGGTTTGACTCGGTGGATGTTCCCGTTTCTGATATTTATTTCGATTGAGGCTCTGACAATGGGCGAATTAAATAGCATGGGTTCATTCTTTATTCCGGCGTTATCTCCTGCGTGTAGTAATTTAGTATTTATTATAACAGCCCCGTTTTTTGCGGGATATTTCGGAGTTTACGGGCTTGCTTTGTCAGTCTTATGCGGAGGCTTTGCACATTTTTTGACTCAATGGCTCTGGGGCTTCAGAATGAAGGCTGTATTATATCCTGCTCGACCTGATTTTGCGGACCCTGATTTAAGACGAATCATGAAATTATTTCTTCCCTATGCAGCTGGACTCTCACTAAATCAAGTCAACCCCGTTATAAGCCGTATGCTTGGCTCGTTTTTACAGGAAGGGAGCATATCAGTATTAAATTATTCAAATAGAATTCTGCAATTACCCTTAGGATTATTTGTTATAGCGATTTCACAAGCTGTATTGCCTCAATTATCGCGCGCAAATAACGACGGAGAATTTATTGACACACTCAAGCAAGCTGTCAGATTTGCATTATTTGTAGTTCTTCCTGCTTCACTGGGTGTAATATTAATTTCTCGTGAATTCGTTCATATTGTATTCGTGAGGGGCGAATTTAATAACTGGGCATGGGCAGCGACTTCTTCATGCTTGGCCTTAAGTATGCTGGGCTTGCCGGGTATGGCCTGCTCGACAGTTGTAATGCGTGCTTTATATGCGTTATCAATGCCTCGTGAGGCCTTCAAAGTTACGAGTTTCAGTGTTATATCAACTACAATTTTATCACTAATATTAATTTATCCGATGGGATATAACGGGCTGGCACTTGCTCCGGGGATTGCTTTTACTTTGTCGGGGATTCTGGGACTTTATTATGTGCGCAAGAAATTAGGCCGTTCACTTAGAATAATAGACGTGAAAATTTCAGCAAAATATATTATTGCTTTAGTGATAGCATCTCTTGCTGTGTTTATTTATAAATTTTTATGGAGCTATGAGCCTGAAGCAAGATTATATATTCGTGCTTTATGGTGCTTAGGAGTGATAATTTTTTCTGCAGTGAGTTATTTTGCGGCGGCTGTGATTCTAAAATTTGAAGAGTGGCATTTGTTGAAGCAGGCATTTGGACGCAAGAATAAGCAGTGAAAAAATTAATAATTCCCCGAAACTGTAAATGCTCGGGGAGTGATTTATATTTATTTCTTATGAGGAGTAGCTAGATATTTTTTTGCAGTCTCAAGCCAAGTTTGTTCATCTGTCTGATAAAATGCTTCAGGTACAGCACCATATACTGCTTGATATTCGGTCGGGAGAAAATTTATATAGTCGCAGGCAATTTTGTAACTGTCTTCAAGCGCGATAGTTTTCTGAGGGTATCTCTCGCAAAATTCATAGAATAGAGCTGGATCTGCTGAACCTATATCACCCCATAAAAATGGATCACTCTCGCTTAAAAATTGTGTTAATTCTTCTGCTTGCGTCTCCTGCCATACAGCATCAACCGCAAAAAATATCAGGCTGAATAACTCAAATTGATTCATATACATAAATAATTCTCCTCCTTATGCTAAAAATGGATTCTTGTAATAATTATATACCTCGTGCGCTGCGTTCTTTACAGATTTAGATTTTTTCTTTTTCTGCTGCTTAGGTTTCTCAGGGCTGCTTAATCCTGTTTTAGGATCCCAAGAGCGTGGAATGTTATTTTTTCCGCCATCAATGATTTTACCATCGCGATATTCTACCCATAATTGCGACCCGTCCGGCAAAGTTACAGCGTTCCATGAATTACCCCATTTATCAACACCTAGACATTTTGACTTGTCATTTGCAAGATCCTCGAGCAGCTTTCTATTTTCGGGTGTATCTTCATAAATGTCCCTTCTTTTTCCTGAAAATATGCTTTATTTGCGAGTCATTTTTCGGAAGAGAGACCCGGCCCGAACCTTTTGTGTTACCGAATCCGCCGTGAACTCCTGTTCCCATTTATCTCACCTCCTTTCGAGTATGCATAACTTGTGAAATTTCGCTGTCAAATTGCAAAATCTCAACTTCTGACTCTCTACAACACTTGAAAATTTCTTCAGGTGCAGAGCCGTATACAACAATGCAGGAAGGCTCAAGATAGTGAGTAACAAACTCAAGCCCGTGTTTAAAGATTTCTCGTTCCTGAAGTTTTCTCATACAGCCGAGCGAGCCTACAGAAATAATTGAGTGCTTAGGGACTCCATCGCAGCAAAATTTATAACTTCTCTCATCAGCAAATCTGATATTAGGAATCACATTTAAGCCGTTCGACTGCCACCAATGACCGAGAGCTTTGCCCATGTAAGTATTAAAAATTTGCATGTTAAGCGGCATATCTCTATACAAGCTAAAATCAGGCGTGATTACACCGTTAAATTTTTTCAAGCGGGCTAAATATTTGCGTGGATTGTCCCAGACTCGCATAAATTTATAGTCGTGCTCGTAAAAGTGAACCCAGCTATTAAAATTTTTCGTTGTCAAAGATTTCGAGAACGGTATTAATTTATTAGGCCGCTCATTTGTTGAATTTATTACGGGGATCTCAAATTCTCCGTCATAATCTGAATCACTAACAAGAAATGATTTGTAAATATCTTTATACTTTATATTAGCCATTATTTATGGCCTCCTTTTTTAAAAAAATATCGCGATTATAATATTAATAAATCATTTATGCAAGATTTATAGCTCATAACGTGATATATTTTTGCTGTAATTTCCGGAAATTTGCGGGATTTAAAATATTTTATTCTTGATGTCATAATTGAGTGATAAATTTTCGTGAGCGCGTTATATAAATCATGTAAAAATTTCTTGTAAAAGCCTGAATTAAGCTATAATTACACAAATTATTTATATAGAGAAGGTGTTAGACAATGGCGTTTACAGTTTGTGTATTAACCGCTGCAGTGAAGCGCGACCAGTATATAGCGACTTATATAGCCGGAGATGCTCCAGTAACTGGCCACGACGTAATGGAAGAAATGATCGCCCGGCACGGTATGCCGCAAAGAAGAGTAATAGCTTGGTTTGTAAATAATTATACCCGCCCTCTTGATTGGGTCATAGATGAAGATGCTACAGTTGAATTTATAATGACGAATTCGCCCACTGGAGTAAGAATTTATCAGCGTTCACTGGGATTTATATTAATTATTGCGTGTGCTAGAGTTTTAGGACGCAAGGCAATTTTACGGCATTCACTGGCAGATAGTTTATACTGGGAATTTGAGGGCGACCCGGTTACTCAGGCAGATATAGATAAAATAAAATCAGAAATGAACGAGATTATAAGGCGGGACTCAACGATAACGCGTGAAATTTTGACGATTGA
This window encodes:
- a CDS encoding DUF1015 domain-containing protein gives rise to the protein MLPDVQDLSKWAVIACDQFTSQPDYWDKVKEIAGNSPSAYNLILPEALLNESDDKKISQINSAMDDYLRKELFTLYRNSYIYVERKLLDGSTRRGVVGVIDLEEYDYKPDSTPLIRATEKTVSERIPPRKKVRENAPIELSHVILLCDDERKNLIEPLTISKHSMRKLYDFDLMLGGRNIKGWLVNGDHARAFNTRMSAYIKRKRQELSLVFAVGDGNHSLAAAKSCYESINDRMHPSRYAMVELENLHDDSIKFEPIHRLVKNINPDEFIDSIKREICTDNKDSWPINFYYGNKSGVININKSLGVSALIVLQNYLDAKNLLIDYIHDLDALKNLSSEANNIGFELPKFDETAKREFFRVISENGVLPRKTFSMGHAQEKRYYLEVRRIK
- a CDS encoding DUF3084 domain-containing protein, translating into MSAFLSNTNWLLIFSLVMGSAILSVLGDSVGSKYGKKRISLFGLRPKRTSQLITALTGGLIAVGILTITSFISRDVRTAFFGMKVLHQQLYNLQFQLSQSEENATQMRVSLAEAAASLDLTGFELDSMKNEAVILEQQKKDLEASLRVLREESEILKREIKSLKSESVALNANLLLGQTAFEPGLTRYEIIAGLNELKRAVRLNVLERISNESFTQLRDVPIEFDSEQEAKLIISLASSDIRQYVRALSVENYTIGENSKILVRYESGTSLIIYPEGTPVYRKFFMNDKANTNNSAEQILHIFLRELRNKAIKDGILPEPSSNNVGTLDGELFFAAVDTLNKITSPVIINAIASRDIYTEGPVIINILFEE
- the rnhA gene encoding ribonuclease HI — protein: MPHVIIYTDGGASPNPGLGGWAAVLYSPEHDTKREIYGAEPNTTNNRMELLAAIKALKALKFSCDVDLHTDSAYLHNAFNKGWLKNWQKNNWRTSTGGQVLNQDLWQELIKLTRTHKINWHWVKGHSDDEINNRCDELVQIARNEFI
- a CDS encoding DUF4417 domain-containing protein, translated to MANIKYKDIYKSFLVSDSDYDGEFEIPVINSTNERPNKLIPFSKSLTTKNFNSWVHFYEHDYKFMRVWDNPRKYLARLKKFNGVITPDFSLYRDMPLNMQIFNTYMGKALGHWWQSNGLNVIPNIRFADERSYKFCCDGVPKHSIISVGSLGCMRKLQEREIFKHGLEFVTHYLEPSCIVVYGSAPEEIFKCCRESEVEILQFDSEISQVMHTRKEVR
- a CDS encoding DMT family transporter, encoding MHLLADLALFYCAFFWGVSFVSMKILVGFYPACWLLFIRFAAASVLVYIFFFRRINKSFRQVFKSGLIIGALLYFALMSQTVGLNYIGGGRCAFISATYVLMVPLILWALRKIFPGWLTICAAVLCVLGMYLLMGDENLSGSYYIGDFLTVICALTFAVQVILIGNYTKDCDPIVLSFAEFITLAGLSFVTSLIFESRPEIINISSLPELLFTIILCTFGCYMLQICAQKYADPSHATIIMSLESVFGLISSIIFLGESITFRMLIGCILIFVAVLVSELEPFLRLKR
- the murJ gene encoding murein biosynthesis integral membrane protein MurJ; the encoded protein is MIKHAVKMMAGTLLSRILGLAREILIAAYFGATRSMDAFNVAYTLSNLARQLLAEGALSAAFVPVFSQALTKSREQALKLARGTMTVLLFASSFIVILGVFGASWLVNIMAPGFDAENHALAAGLTRWMFPFLIFISIEALTMGELNSMGSFFIPALSPACSNLVFIITAPFFAGYFGVYGLALSVLCGGFAHFLTQWLWGFRMKAVLYPARPDFADPDLRRIMKLFLPYAAGLSLNQVNPVISRMLGSFLQEGSISVLNYSNRILQLPLGLFVIAISQAVLPQLSRANNDGEFIDTLKQAVRFALFVVLPASLGVILISREFVHIVFVRGEFNNWAWAATSSCLALSMLGLPGMACSTVVMRALYALSMPREAFKVTSFSVISTTILSLILIYPMGYNGLALAPGIAFTLSGILGLYYVRKKLGRSLRIIDVKISAKYIIALVIASLAVFIYKFLWSYEPEARLYIRALWCLGVIIFSAVSYFAAAVILKFEEWHLLKQAFGRKNKQ
- a CDS encoding ComF family protein, translated to MYRLRGMNLFRILLHFLWPINCQVCGRPSVFICDSCIESLFWESQIINERENLIIYSAAYYHTDINKIILAFKYSGLKSLCRPIGRKMGKFLNRPEDVDYLLPVPLHVNSPRKYNQAHELALGLADSWDMKILDSACWTREIAARAGMNAQERAKLAKDSFMINDNIDGLRIALVDDVCTTGITLMRLAEVCRDSGANVKYAYTLATVRGE